Proteins from a genomic interval of Zonotrichia leucophrys gambelii isolate GWCS_2022_RI chromosome 5, RI_Zleu_2.0, whole genome shotgun sequence:
- the ASCL2 gene encoding achaete-scute homolog 2, with translation MNGGALPPLPPAAARGRRRPASPELLRCKRRLAFAALPGTGAAAAAAVARRNERERNRVRLVNLGFAALRQHVPHGAASKKMSKVETLRSAVEYIRALQRLLDEHDAAASFPDGRGRVPVGEVGGGGGYSSASPSFASSAPGSPCSSEESGYDVALSPEERELLDFTSWLGSY, from the coding sequence ATGAACGGCGGGGCtctgccgccgctgccccccGCCGCAGCCCGCGGCCGCCGGCGGCCCGCCTCCCCCGAGCTGCTGCGCTGCAAGCGCCGCCTGGCCTTCGCCGCCCTGCCGGGCaccggggcggcggcggcggccgccgtGGCCCGTCGCAACGAGCGGGAGCGCAACCGCGTGCGGCTCGTCAACCTGGGCTTCGCCGCCCTCCGCCAGCACGTCCCCCACGGCGCCGCCAGCAAGAAGATGAGCAAGGTGGAGACCCTCCGCTCCGCCGTCGAGTACATCCGCGCCCTGCAGCGGCTCCTCGACGAGCACGACGCCGCCGCCTCTTTCCCCGACGGCCGCGGGCGGGTGCCCGTCGGGGAAgttggcggcggcggcggctaCTCCTCCGCTTCGCCCTCCTTCGCCTCCTCCGCGCCCGGCTCGCCGTGCTCCTCCGAGGAGAGCGGCTACGACGTGGCGCTGAGCCCCGAGGAGCGGGAGCTGCTGGACTTCACCAGCTGGCTGGGCAGCTACTGA